From the genome of Bacteroidota bacterium:
GGCGATCAGTTTTTCAACATATTCTGAATTAGAAAAGTAAGATTCTCTCTCACAACCCACTATGCTGATTTTGTCCAATGCCTCTGCTTTACCCAGCAATAGGAATACAACATCACCGGAAAAGCACTTACGATAATAAACGGAACGGCATTTTTCCCGGCTGCATAGCTAAAGAAGAAAATCGCATTCACGATAATCAAAACACTCCCAATCCGTTCCCATTTTAAAGAAACCAAGTATCCTACAAGCAAAAGAAAATGTCCTGCCTGTATTACCCATATACGGATTGGAGGAGTATTCATGGATTCGGTGACGAACCATGAAAGGTGTTCCACAAAAAAGGAACCCCACAGCATAAAGAGCACAATGCTGAACACTCTGGCTGTTGTGCGAAAAGCTTTTATGTGATCTGAGTGAGGATGCATAACTACTCCTTTCTCAAGAGTTGAAATGCGTAACGCGTTGTTTCACATACAAATATCTCTGTTCTTTCGAATGAAAGCAAGTGATGCAAATTAGTTTCTTTTTCGCTCTTTCACTTTCGATATTCATCACCTATATTTCTACATACTAATTTGGAGAATATACTATGGCTTACGAAACATTACTTATATCAAAACAAGACGGTTTTGCCCTAATTCAAATCAATCGCCCACAAGCACTGAATGCGCTTAACTCACAAGTGCTTCGGGAATTATTTGAAGCACTCTCTGCGCTCGACAACGACAGCGATGTGAAATGCTCTGTTATTACAGGAAATGAAAAGGCATTCGCAGCGGGAGCGGATATAAAAGAAATGATGGAGAAAAATGCTGAGAAGATGTTCAACGATAATCAGTTTGAACCATTTTATAAACTGCGCACGATTAAAAAACCGATGATCGCAGCCGTAAGTGGATTTGCACTCGGTGGCGGATGTGAATTGGTGATGACGTGTGACATCATTATAGCAAGTGAATCTGCTAAATTTGGCCAACCGGAAATCAATCTTGGCGTGATTCCAGGAATGGGCGGATCTCAGCGGCTCACGAGAGCGGTAGGTAAATATAGAGCAATGGAATTACTTCTTACCGGCGACATGTTCTCTGCCGATGATGCATTAAAATTTGGACTCGTAAATAAAATCGTACCGAACGAATTTTTGCTGGAAGAAGCAAAAGCATTTGCAAGGAAAATTGCGAGCAAACCGTTGATGGCTGTCATCACTTCAAAAGAGATGGTGAACAAAGCGGATGATCTTTCCCTTGAGGATGGAATAAAATATGAACGGCGCAAATTTGCCAATCTTTACGATACCGAAGATCAAAAAGAGGGGATGAAAGCTTTTGTGGAAAAACGGAAAGCGGTGTGGAAAGACAAATAGTTGAGTAGTGGTGCTTTTATTGTCATTAACAAACTTTAATAGGAAGTTACGATTTTTTTTGGTATCTTTAACAGTTGCAAATATGCAACGCCGCATCTGATCCACCAACAAATCTCCGCACGCAGTATTCTTTATTTAGCGGACTACGTCGGAAGCGGTACAACGACACGCTTCTTTGACGGCATTTTCGATTAGGTTCACCTCTCGCAATTCCTTCGCACAGCAGCGAGTCATTTTTTCATACTACATAGTTATTTGCACCACAGAGGACATAGAGTCCATAGAGGACATAGAGTCCATAGAGGAATTTTTGTTACAATTCCTAAGGACAATCTGAATATTCTCCGTAGTGTGCAAACCACAAAAGGAAACAAACAATGGCTTTTAAAGCTCTTGGTCTAAACGATCGGCTTGTGCAAGGAATTCTTGCGACCGGATACTCAACCCCTACAGAAATTCAAGCACGTGCAATTCCGCTGGCGGTTGCCGGTAAGGATATTATCGGCAGTGCACAGACGGGCACGGGCAAAACCGCTGCATTTACACTTCCGATTCTGAACCGGTTAGCAGAACAGACCGAAAAAAATCATCATATTAAAGCGTTGATCTTAACACCAACGCGCGAACTTGCTCAGCAAATTGAAGACGCGGTAAAACAATACGGCCGCTTCCTTTCACTTCGCGCTCTTTCCGTCTACGGCGGAACGAACATGTATAACCAATTAAAACAACTTTCTCGCGGCGTGGATATTCTCATCGCAACACCGGGACGATTAATCGATCATTTGGAACGCCGAAGTGTGAATCTTTCAAACGTGGAAGTGCTTGTACTGGATGAAGCGGACAGAATGTTCGACATGGGATTCATCGACGATATGCGTTTAATCATCAAACAAACACCCGATACTCGACAGACGTTATTATTTTCCGCTACAATGTCTAAAGAAGTGAAATCGTTAGTGA
Proteins encoded in this window:
- a CDS encoding enoyl-CoA hydratase-related protein, with translation MAYETLLISKQDGFALIQINRPQALNALNSQVLRELFEALSALDNDSDVKCSVITGNEKAFAAGADIKEMMEKNAEKMFNDNQFEPFYKLRTIKKPMIAAVSGFALGGGCELVMTCDIIIASESAKFGQPEINLGVIPGMGGSQRLTRAVGKYRAMELLLTGDMFSADDALKFGLVNKIVPNEFLLEEAKAFARKIASKPLMAVITSKEMVNKADDLSLEDGIKYERRKFANLYDTEDQKEGMKAFVEKRKAVWKDK